One Leopardus geoffroyi isolate Oge1 chromosome C1, O.geoffroyi_Oge1_pat1.0, whole genome shotgun sequence DNA segment encodes these proteins:
- the CTDSP1 gene encoding carboxy-terminal domain RNA polymerase II polypeptide A small phosphatase 1 isoform X2 has protein sequence MDSSAVITQITKEEARGPLRGKGDQKSAASQKPRSRGILHSLFCCVCRDDGDALPAHSGAPLLVEENGAVPKTPVQYLLPEAKAQDVDKICVVIDLDETLVHSSFKPVNNADFIIPVEIDGVVHQVYVLKRPHVDEFLQRMGELFECVLFTASLAKYADPVADLLDKWGAFRARLFRESCVFHRGNYVKDLSRLGRDLRRVLILDNSPASYVFHPDNAVPVASWFDNMSDTELHDLLPFFEQLSRVDDVYSVLRQPRPGS, from the exons ATGGACAGCTCGGCCGTCATTACTCAGATCACCAAGGAGGAGGCGCGGGGCCCGCTACGGGGCAAAG GTGACCAGAAGTCAGCAGCTTCTCAGAAGCCCCGGAGCCGGGGCATCCTCCACTCGCTCTTCTGCTGCGTCTGCCGGGACGATGGGGACGCCCTGCCCGCCCACAGTGGGGCGCCCCTGCTGGTGGAGGAGAACGGCGCTGTCCCCAAG ACTCCAGTCCAGTACCTGCTCCCAGAGGCCAAGGCCCAGGACGTGGACAAGATCTGTGTGGTCATCGACCTGGATGAGACCCTGGTGCACAGCTCCTTCAAG CCAGTGAACAACGCCGACTTCATCATCCCTGTGGAGATTGATGGGGTGGTCCACCAG GTCTACGTGCTGAAGCGGCCCCATGTGGATGAGTTCCTGCAGCGAATGGGTGAGCTCTTTGAGTGTGTGCTGTTCACCGCCAGCCTTGCCAAG TATGCAGACCCAGTAGCTGATCTACTGGACAAGTGGGGGGCCTTCCGGGCGCGGCTGTTTCGTGAGTCCTGCGTCTTCCACCGGGGCAATTACGTGAAGGACCTGAGCCGGCTGGGCCGAGACCTGCGGCGGGTGCTCATCCTAGACAACTCGCCCGCCTCCTACGTCTTCCATCCAGACAACGCC GTACCAGTGGCTTCCTGGTTTGACAACATGAGTGACACAGAGCTCCACGACCTCCTGCCCTTCTTCGAGCAGCTCAGCCGCGTGGATGACGTGTACTCAGTGCTCAGGCAGCCAAGGCCCGGCAGCTAG
- the CTDSP1 gene encoding carboxy-terminal domain RNA polymerase II polypeptide A small phosphatase 1 isoform X4 gives MDSSAVITQITKEEARGPLRGKGDQKSAASQKPRSRGILHSLFCCVCRDDGDALPAHSGAPLLVEENGAVPKTPVQYLLPEAKAQDVDKICVVIDLDETLVHSSFKVYVLKRPHVDEFLQRMGELFECVLFTASLAKYADPVADLLDKWGAFRARLFRESCVFHRGNYVKDLSRLGRDLRRVLILDNSPASYVFHPDNAVPVASWFDNMSDTELHDLLPFFEQLSRVDDVYSVLRQPRPGS, from the exons ATGGACAGCTCGGCCGTCATTACTCAGATCACCAAGGAGGAGGCGCGGGGCCCGCTACGGGGCAAAG GTGACCAGAAGTCAGCAGCTTCTCAGAAGCCCCGGAGCCGGGGCATCCTCCACTCGCTCTTCTGCTGCGTCTGCCGGGACGATGGGGACGCCCTGCCCGCCCACAGTGGGGCGCCCCTGCTGGTGGAGGAGAACGGCGCTGTCCCCAAG ACTCCAGTCCAGTACCTGCTCCCAGAGGCCAAGGCCCAGGACGTGGACAAGATCTGTGTGGTCATCGACCTGGATGAGACCCTGGTGCACAGCTCCTTCAAG GTCTACGTGCTGAAGCGGCCCCATGTGGATGAGTTCCTGCAGCGAATGGGTGAGCTCTTTGAGTGTGTGCTGTTCACCGCCAGCCTTGCCAAG TATGCAGACCCAGTAGCTGATCTACTGGACAAGTGGGGGGCCTTCCGGGCGCGGCTGTTTCGTGAGTCCTGCGTCTTCCACCGGGGCAATTACGTGAAGGACCTGAGCCGGCTGGGCCGAGACCTGCGGCGGGTGCTCATCCTAGACAACTCGCCCGCCTCCTACGTCTTCCATCCAGACAACGCC GTACCAGTGGCTTCCTGGTTTGACAACATGAGTGACACAGAGCTCCACGACCTCCTGCCCTTCTTCGAGCAGCTCAGCCGCGTGGATGACGTGTACTCAGTGCTCAGGCAGCCAAGGCCCGGCAGCTAG
- the SLC11A1 gene encoding natural resistance-associated macrophage protein 1 yields MTGDSSPRSLSRSSYGSISSPPSSEPQKEPLRATYLSEKILIPDTEPGTFSLRKLWAFTGPGFLMSIAFLDPGNIESDLQAGAVAGFKLLWVLLWATVLGLLCQRLAARLGVVTGKDLGEVCHLYYHKAPRTLLWLTIELAIVGSDMQEVIGTAIAFNLLSAGRIPLWGGVLITIVDTFFFLFLDNYGLRKLEAFFGFLITVMALTFGYEYVVARPAQVALLRDLLLPSCSGCGSPELLQAVGIVGAIIMPHNIYLHSALVKSREIDRSRRADIREANMYFLIEATIALSVSFFINLFVVAVFGQAFYQQTNQAAFDVCANSSLHDYAKIFPKNNLTVEVDIYQGGVILGCLFGPAALYIWAVGLLAAGQSSTMTGTYAGQFVMEGFLKLRWSRFARVLLTRSCAILPTVLVAVFRDLKDLSGLNDLLNVLQSLLLPFAVLPILTFTSMPALMQEFANGRLSKAITSSIMALICAINLYFVIIYLPSLPHPAYFVLVALLAAVYLGLTTYLVWTCFLAQGATVLAHSSHQHFLYGLPEEEEKERISG; encoded by the exons ATGACAG GTGACAGCAGCCCTCGAAGTCTAAGCAGGAGCAGCTATGGCTCCATCTCCAGCCCACCCAGCTCAGAGCCACAGAAAGAGCCTCTCAGAGCAACCTACCTGAGTGAGAAGATCCTCATCCCGGACACAGAACCG GGCACATTCAGCCTGAGGAAGCTGTGGGCCTTCACGGGGCCTGGCTTCCTCATGAGCATCGCTTTCCTGGACCCGGGAAACATCGAGTCAGATCTTCAGGCTGGTGCCGTGGCTGGATTCAAA cTGCTCTGGGTGCTGCTGTGGGCCACGGTGTTGGGCTTGCTCTGCCAACGGCTCGCTGCCCGACTGGGTGTGGTGACAGGCAAGGACCTGGGTGAGGTCTGCCATCTCTACTACCATAAG gcgccccgcaccctCCTCTGGCTGACCATCGAGCTAGCCATCGTGGGCTCGGACATGCAGGAGGTCATCGGCACGGCTATCGCATTCAATCTGCTGTCAGCTGGACG AATCCCACTCTGGGGCGGCGTCCTCATCACCATCGTGGacactttcttcttcctcttccttgacAACTACG GGTTGCGCAAGCTGGAAGCCTTTTTTGGATTCCTTATTACAGTTATGGCCTTGACCTTCGGCTATGAG TACGTGGTGGCCCGTCCAGCCCAGGTAGCGCTCCTCCGGGACCTGCTCCTGCCCTCGTGCTCCGGCTGCGGCAGTCCTGAGCTGCTGCAGGCCGTGGGCATCGTTGGAGCCATCATCATGCCCCACAACATCTACCTGCACTCGGCCTTAGTCAAG TCTAGAGAGATAGACCGGTCTCGCCGGGCAGACATCCGAGAAGCCAACATGTACTTCCTGATTGAGGCCACCATCGCCctgtctgtctccttcttcaTCAATCTCTTTGTTGTGGCAGTCTTTGGACAGGCCTTCTACCAGCAAACCAACCAGGCTGCG TTCGACGTCTGTGCCAACAGCAGCCTCCACGACTACGCCAAGATCTTCCCCAAGAACAACCTTACAGTGGAGGTGGACATTTACCAAGGA GGCGTGATCCTGGGCTGTCTCTTCGGCCCGGCTGCTCTCTACATCTGGGCGGTGGGCCTCCTAGCGGCCGGACAGAGCTCCACCATGACCGGCACCTACGCGGGACAGTTTGTGATGGAG GGCTTCCTGAAGCTGCGCTGGTCACGCTTTGCCCGTGTGCTCCTCACTCGCTCCTGCGCCATCCTGCCCACCGTGCTCGTGGCAGTCTTCAGGGATCTGAAAGACCTGTCAGGGCTCAACGACCTGCTTAATgtgctgcagagcctgctg cttcCCTTTGCTGTGCTGCCTATCCTTACATTCACCAGCATGCCAGCCCTCATGCAGGAGTTTGCCAACGGCCG gctgAGCAAGGCCATCACATCCTCCATCATGGCACTGATCTGTGCCATCAACCTCTACTTCGTGATCATCTAcctgcccagcctcccccaccctgcctaCTTCGTCCTTGTAGCCCTGCTGGCTGCAGTTTACCTGGGCCTCACCACCTACCTG GTCTGGACCTGTTTCCTTGCCCAAGGAGCCACCGTTCTGGCCCACAGCTCCCATCAACACTTCTTGTATGGGCTTcctgaagaggaggagaaggagaggatcTCTGGATGA
- the CTDSP1 gene encoding carboxy-terminal domain RNA polymerase II polypeptide A small phosphatase 1 isoform X1: MDSSAVITQITKEEARGPLRGKGDQKSAASQKPRSRGILHSLFCCVCRDDGDALPAHSGAPLLVEENGAVPKQTPVQYLLPEAKAQDVDKICVVIDLDETLVHSSFKPVNNADFIIPVEIDGVVHQVYVLKRPHVDEFLQRMGELFECVLFTASLAKYADPVADLLDKWGAFRARLFRESCVFHRGNYVKDLSRLGRDLRRVLILDNSPASYVFHPDNAVPVASWFDNMSDTELHDLLPFFEQLSRVDDVYSVLRQPRPGS, encoded by the exons ATGGACAGCTCGGCCGTCATTACTCAGATCACCAAGGAGGAGGCGCGGGGCCCGCTACGGGGCAAAG GTGACCAGAAGTCAGCAGCTTCTCAGAAGCCCCGGAGCCGGGGCATCCTCCACTCGCTCTTCTGCTGCGTCTGCCGGGACGATGGGGACGCCCTGCCCGCCCACAGTGGGGCGCCCCTGCTGGTGGAGGAGAACGGCGCTGTCCCCAAG CAGACTCCAGTCCAGTACCTGCTCCCAGAGGCCAAGGCCCAGGACGTGGACAAGATCTGTGTGGTCATCGACCTGGATGAGACCCTGGTGCACAGCTCCTTCAAG CCAGTGAACAACGCCGACTTCATCATCCCTGTGGAGATTGATGGGGTGGTCCACCAG GTCTACGTGCTGAAGCGGCCCCATGTGGATGAGTTCCTGCAGCGAATGGGTGAGCTCTTTGAGTGTGTGCTGTTCACCGCCAGCCTTGCCAAG TATGCAGACCCAGTAGCTGATCTACTGGACAAGTGGGGGGCCTTCCGGGCGCGGCTGTTTCGTGAGTCCTGCGTCTTCCACCGGGGCAATTACGTGAAGGACCTGAGCCGGCTGGGCCGAGACCTGCGGCGGGTGCTCATCCTAGACAACTCGCCCGCCTCCTACGTCTTCCATCCAGACAACGCC GTACCAGTGGCTTCCTGGTTTGACAACATGAGTGACACAGAGCTCCACGACCTCCTGCCCTTCTTCGAGCAGCTCAGCCGCGTGGATGACGTGTACTCAGTGCTCAGGCAGCCAAGGCCCGGCAGCTAG
- the CTDSP1 gene encoding carboxy-terminal domain RNA polymerase II polypeptide A small phosphatase 1 isoform X3 — protein MDSSAVITQITKEEARGPLRGKGDQKSAASQKPRSRGILHSLFCCVCRDDGDALPAHSGAPLLVEENGAVPKQTPVQYLLPEAKAQDVDKICVVIDLDETLVHSSFKVYVLKRPHVDEFLQRMGELFECVLFTASLAKYADPVADLLDKWGAFRARLFRESCVFHRGNYVKDLSRLGRDLRRVLILDNSPASYVFHPDNAVPVASWFDNMSDTELHDLLPFFEQLSRVDDVYSVLRQPRPGS, from the exons ATGGACAGCTCGGCCGTCATTACTCAGATCACCAAGGAGGAGGCGCGGGGCCCGCTACGGGGCAAAG GTGACCAGAAGTCAGCAGCTTCTCAGAAGCCCCGGAGCCGGGGCATCCTCCACTCGCTCTTCTGCTGCGTCTGCCGGGACGATGGGGACGCCCTGCCCGCCCACAGTGGGGCGCCCCTGCTGGTGGAGGAGAACGGCGCTGTCCCCAAG CAGACTCCAGTCCAGTACCTGCTCCCAGAGGCCAAGGCCCAGGACGTGGACAAGATCTGTGTGGTCATCGACCTGGATGAGACCCTGGTGCACAGCTCCTTCAAG GTCTACGTGCTGAAGCGGCCCCATGTGGATGAGTTCCTGCAGCGAATGGGTGAGCTCTTTGAGTGTGTGCTGTTCACCGCCAGCCTTGCCAAG TATGCAGACCCAGTAGCTGATCTACTGGACAAGTGGGGGGCCTTCCGGGCGCGGCTGTTTCGTGAGTCCTGCGTCTTCCACCGGGGCAATTACGTGAAGGACCTGAGCCGGCTGGGCCGAGACCTGCGGCGGGTGCTCATCCTAGACAACTCGCCCGCCTCCTACGTCTTCCATCCAGACAACGCC GTACCAGTGGCTTCCTGGTTTGACAACATGAGTGACACAGAGCTCCACGACCTCCTGCCCTTCTTCGAGCAGCTCAGCCGCGTGGATGACGTGTACTCAGTGCTCAGGCAGCCAAGGCCCGGCAGCTAG